One region of Aeromicrobium sp. Sec7.5 genomic DNA includes:
- a CDS encoding VWA domain-containing protein, with product MASDPRRDEEPPADLAERLVDFVEALRSKGLRAGTSETVDAAAVMAALGLDDRLRLREGLASALVRRGGQREVFDMTYNLYFPAGIGVGVAASEIDAESAEDLRDLLLMAIAEGDQRMMQQLAELAVETLGSVPTAGSSEAGWSAYQTLDRLNPRTLTAAAEAMRAQQQGRGQGQGDGPGGGSGSGGSSPGLGGGDVADSLTRDEVRRMIDLFRTMVESEARRRTAEVRGRDLVTKHAVRRSTSEVDFLSANAQQLADLRQAVQPLARKLATRLSARRRRSRRGRIDIRRTMRRAMGTGGVPMRPVHAPPHRTRPELVLLCDMSGSVAGFSDFAMLLVQALHEQFSKVRVFAFVNTVDEVTDIVREGVDVRRRIAEEARITKWHTSSDYGESFRDFALERLDVVGPRTSVLILGDARNNNQALRLEDLHEIVQRSRRSFWLNPEHPGSWGLGDSVAPEYAEVVEMHECRTITQLEQFISRLLPV from the coding sequence ATGGCGTCCGACCCCCGACGCGACGAGGAGCCGCCGGCCGACCTGGCCGAGCGCCTGGTCGACTTCGTCGAGGCCCTGCGGAGCAAGGGCCTGCGCGCCGGCACCAGCGAGACCGTCGACGCCGCCGCCGTGATGGCCGCCCTCGGGCTCGACGACCGTCTCCGTCTGCGCGAGGGGCTCGCGAGCGCGCTGGTGCGCCGCGGCGGGCAGCGTGAGGTCTTCGACATGACCTACAACCTGTACTTCCCGGCCGGGATCGGGGTCGGGGTGGCCGCCTCTGAGATCGACGCGGAGTCGGCCGAGGACCTCCGTGACCTCCTGCTCATGGCGATCGCCGAGGGTGACCAGCGGATGATGCAGCAGCTCGCGGAGCTCGCGGTCGAGACCCTCGGCAGCGTGCCCACCGCCGGGAGCAGCGAGGCGGGATGGTCGGCGTACCAGACCCTCGACCGTCTCAACCCGCGCACGCTCACGGCGGCGGCCGAGGCCATGCGGGCGCAGCAGCAGGGTCGGGGCCAGGGGCAGGGCGACGGACCGGGGGGTGGGTCCGGATCCGGGGGGTCCTCCCCCGGCCTCGGCGGCGGGGACGTGGCCGACTCCCTCACCCGCGACGAGGTACGACGGATGATCGACCTGTTCCGCACGATGGTCGAGAGCGAGGCCCGGCGACGCACCGCGGAGGTCCGCGGCCGCGACCTCGTCACGAAGCATGCCGTGCGACGCAGCACGTCCGAGGTCGACTTCCTGTCGGCGAACGCCCAGCAGCTCGCCGACCTCCGGCAGGCCGTGCAGCCGCTGGCCCGCAAGCTCGCGACCCGCCTGTCTGCACGCCGTCGTCGCTCGCGGCGCGGTCGCATCGACATCCGGCGCACGATGCGCCGGGCCATGGGCACCGGTGGCGTGCCGATGCGCCCCGTGCACGCTCCCCCGCACCGCACCCGGCCCGAGCTGGTCCTCCTGTGCGACATGTCCGGCTCCGTCGCCGGCTTCTCCGACTTCGCGATGCTGCTGGTGCAGGCCCTGCACGAGCAGTTCAGCAAGGTGCGCGTGTTCGCGTTCGTCAACACGGTCGACGAGGTGACCGACATCGTGCGTGAGGGCGTCGACGTCCGTCGCCGGATCGCAGAGGAGGCCCGCATCACCAAGTGGCACACGAGCAGCGACTACGGCGAGTCGTTCCGTGACTTCGCCCTGGAGCGCCTCGACGTCGTGGGCCCCCGGACCTCGGTCCTGATCCTCGGCGACGCCCGCAACAACAACCAGGCTCTGCGACTCGAGGACCTGCACGAGATCGTCCAGCGGTCGCGGCGCAGCTTCTGGCTCAACCCTGAGCACCCGGGCTCCTGGGGTCTGGGCGACTCGGTCGCCCCGGAGTACGCCGAGGTCGTCGAGATGCATGAGTGCCGCACGATCACGCAGCTCGAGCAGTTCATCTCGCGCCTGCTCCCCGTTTGA
- a CDS encoding DUF5703 family protein: MVEYEFWDLTISRTKSRNAVCRMLTEAAEYQGWELARLRRDPSGTRTVRLRRKIIRMRATLV, encoded by the coding sequence ATGGTCGAGTACGAGTTCTGGGACCTCACCATCTCGCGCACCAAGTCACGGAACGCGGTGTGCCGCATGCTCACCGAGGCCGCCGAGTACCAGGGGTGGGAGCTCGCCCGGCTGCGCCGCGATCCCTCCGGCACCCGCACGGTGCGCCTGCGCCGCAAGATCATCCGGATGCGCGCGACGCTGGTCTGA
- a CDS encoding SRPBCC family protein produces the protein MEGIEIVREVPLTPDEAWARITDWPRHAQAVPLTTIQRTSNGFVARTGVGRLGFDDPMRVVENDPPRYCRLVKDGRVVTGYAEILVEPTATGSRVTWRESLHVRGVPRAFAGLERWSSRLLFGRVLDDVLA, from the coding sequence GTGGAGGGTATCGAGATCGTGCGCGAGGTGCCGTTGACGCCCGACGAGGCGTGGGCGCGGATCACTGACTGGCCACGTCACGCCCAGGCTGTCCCGCTCACGACGATCCAGCGGACGTCGAACGGCTTCGTCGCGCGCACGGGGGTCGGCCGGCTCGGGTTCGACGACCCGATGCGCGTCGTCGAGAACGACCCGCCCCGTTACTGCCGGCTGGTCAAGGACGGCCGCGTCGTGACGGGATACGCCGAGATCCTCGTCGAGCCGACCGCGACGGGCAGTCGCGTCACCTGGCGGGAGTCGCTGCACGTGCGGGGCGTTCCGCGGGCCTTCGCCGGTCTCGAGCGCTGGTCGTCGCGCCTGCTGTTCGGCCGAGTCCTGGACGACGTCCTGGCCTGA
- a CDS encoding M20/M25/M40 family metallo-hydrolase, translated as MSAPQPGTAQSEVLEICRDLIRIDTSNFGDDTGPGERAAAEHVAALLAEVGIESEIIEAAPGRASVVARWGNQDSPRPGLLIHGHLDVVPAQAADWQVDPFAAEVVDGYLFGRGAVDMKDFDAIVLAVVRERQRAGRIPDRPITLIFTSDEEAGGVRGAQWLARHRPDVLEGCTEAIGEVGGFSTEVGGQRLYLIETGEKGISWMRLTAKGTAGHGSMKAPDNAIVHLSRALVALGEHAWPAEPGPSMQALFDKVRELTGETSTDPDDLLAHFGSAVRMLGAGVRNSTNPTMLQAGYKHNVIPGEAVAFVDGRYLPGHAETFLPAVQEVVGAKVLVEPHISDIALEYPFAGDLVDAMTVAIHKNDPGAHVAPFVMSGGTDAKAWDTHGITSYGFAPLRLPADLDFTALFHGVDERVPVDALEFGCQVLDDFLDIA; from the coding sequence ATGTCCGCTCCGCAGCCGGGTACGGCCCAGTCCGAGGTCCTCGAGATCTGCCGCGACCTGATCCGTATCGACACCTCGAACTTCGGTGACGACACGGGGCCGGGCGAGCGAGCCGCAGCCGAGCACGTGGCCGCGCTGCTGGCCGAGGTGGGCATCGAGTCCGAGATCATCGAGGCCGCGCCGGGTCGGGCCTCCGTCGTGGCCCGCTGGGGCAACCAGGACTCACCTCGCCCCGGGCTGCTCATCCACGGGCACCTCGACGTCGTGCCGGCGCAGGCCGCCGACTGGCAGGTCGATCCGTTCGCCGCCGAGGTCGTGGACGGCTACCTGTTCGGCCGCGGCGCGGTCGACATGAAGGACTTCGACGCCATCGTGCTGGCCGTGGTGCGCGAGCGCCAGCGTGCCGGACGCATCCCCGATCGCCCGATCACCCTGATCTTCACCTCCGACGAGGAGGCCGGCGGCGTGCGCGGCGCGCAGTGGCTGGCCCGCCACCGGCCGGACGTCCTGGAGGGCTGCACGGAAGCGATCGGCGAGGTCGGGGGCTTCTCCACCGAGGTCGGCGGCCAGCGGCTCTACCTGATCGAGACCGGCGAGAAGGGCATCTCCTGGATGCGGCTGACCGCCAAGGGCACGGCAGGGCACGGTTCGATGAAGGCGCCCGACAACGCGATCGTGCACCTGTCACGCGCCCTCGTGGCGCTGGGCGAGCACGCGTGGCCGGCCGAGCCGGGACCCTCGATGCAGGCGCTGTTCGACAAGGTCCGGGAGCTGACTGGCGAGACCAGTACCGATCCCGACGACCTGCTCGCCCACTTCGGTTCGGCCGTGCGCATGCTCGGTGCGGGCGTCCGCAACTCCACGAACCCGACGATGCTCCAGGCCGGCTACAAGCACAACGTCATCCCCGGCGAGGCCGTCGCCTTCGTCGACGGGCGCTACCTGCCGGGACACGCGGAGACGTTCCTGCCGGCCGTGCAGGAGGTCGTGGGGGCGAAGGTCCTCGTCGAGCCGCACATCAGTGACATCGCGCTCGAGTACCCGTTCGCGGGTGACCTGGTCGACGCCATGACCGTGGCGATCCACAAGAACGATCCGGGCGCGCACGTCGCGCCGTTCGTGATGTCGGGTGGCACCGACGCGAAGGCGTGGGACACGCACGGCATCACGTCCTACGGGTTCGCCCCGCTGCGACTGCCGGCCGACCTCGACTTCACCGCCCTGTTCCACGGGGTCGACGAGCGCGTGCCGGTCGATGCGCTGGAGTTCGGCTGCCAGGTGCTCGACGACTTCCTCGACATCGCCTAG
- a CDS encoding aldo/keto reductase, which translates to MQQRRVGHSGFRVSRLALGTMTWGSQVDRYTAGELLDAFLDAGGTLVDTAPVHGDGTGEQVLGAVLADRGVRDRVQIAGKCGLGPGEGGAIADASRGAVLTQLDRTLRELGTDHLDLWQVHRWDDSVPLDETLAALEHAVESGRVRYVGLSNFAPWQTALAHERLAGRPASLRLVSTQVEYSLLQRTPEAGLIDAVQHLGLGLLAWSPLGRGVLTGKYRSGTPADSRGADDGWSRWLAEYLGPGPSAVVEAVTRAADGLGHTPAQVALAWVRNRPAVTAAVVGARTVAQLTELLGAEQVALPPEIILALDDVSSAR; encoded by the coding sequence ATGCAGCAGCGTCGGGTCGGTCACTCCGGCTTCCGGGTCTCCCGCCTCGCGCTCGGCACCATGACCTGGGGCTCGCAGGTCGACCGGTACACCGCCGGTGAGCTGCTCGATGCGTTCCTGGACGCCGGCGGCACGCTCGTCGACACCGCTCCGGTGCACGGCGACGGCACGGGCGAGCAGGTGCTCGGCGCGGTGCTCGCCGACCGTGGGGTCCGCGACCGGGTGCAGATCGCCGGCAAGTGCGGACTCGGACCGGGCGAGGGCGGCGCCATCGCCGACGCATCCCGTGGCGCCGTGCTCACGCAGCTCGACCGCACGCTCCGCGAGCTCGGCACCGACCACCTCGACCTGTGGCAGGTGCACCGGTGGGACGACTCCGTGCCGCTCGACGAGACCCTGGCCGCGCTCGAGCACGCCGTCGAGTCCGGACGCGTCCGGTACGTCGGCCTCTCCAACTTCGCCCCGTGGCAGACGGCGCTCGCCCACGAGCGCCTCGCTGGTCGCCCCGCGAGCCTGAGGCTCGTCAGCACCCAGGTGGAGTACTCGCTCCTGCAGCGCACGCCTGAGGCGGGACTGATCGACGCTGTGCAGCACCTGGGCCTCGGACTCCTGGCCTGGTCGCCGCTGGGCCGCGGTGTCCTCACGGGCAAGTACCGCAGTGGCACCCCGGCCGACTCACGCGGCGCCGACGACGGCTGGAGCCGCTGGCTCGCGGAGTACCTCGGCCCCGGACCGTCCGCGGTCGTGGAAGCGGTCACCCGCGCGGCCGACGGCCTGGGCCACACGCCGGCACAGGTCGCTCTCGCGTGGGTCCGCAACCGTCCCGCCGTCACGGCGGCCGTCGTCGGAGCCCGCACCGTCGCGCAGCTGACCGAGCTGCTGGGCGCCGAGCAGGTCGCCCTCCCACCCGAGATCATCCTGGCCCTCGACGACGTGTCGAGCGCCCGGTAG
- a CDS encoding AAA family ATPase, translating to MSTPPSGHDTPVTPSFASVDDVIARLADVGYLASDSVATTVFLADRLGKPLLVEGPAGVGKTELSRAVAAATGAELVRLQCYEGVDEARALYEWNHAKQLLRITAGREESWDEARSDIFSEEFLLARPLLKAIRNDGPTVLLIDETDKADVEIEGLLLEVLGDFQITVPELGTITATNRPFVVLTSNATRELSEALRRRCLFLHVDFPEAELERKIVRLKVPELDGALADSLIRVVAALRNLGLRKAPSVAETIDWARTLVALGAKTLDPQVVGESLGVILKHQDDIAKARAKLDLPSILTPSAN from the coding sequence ATGAGCACCCCACCGTCAGGTCACGACACCCCGGTCACGCCCTCGTTCGCGAGCGTCGACGACGTCATCGCCCGGCTCGCGGACGTGGGGTACCTCGCGTCCGACTCCGTCGCGACGACGGTGTTCCTCGCCGACCGGCTCGGCAAGCCGCTGCTCGTGGAGGGTCCTGCTGGCGTGGGCAAGACCGAGCTCTCCCGCGCGGTGGCCGCCGCGACGGGCGCGGAGCTGGTGCGGCTGCAGTGCTACGAGGGGGTCGACGAGGCACGCGCCCTGTACGAGTGGAACCACGCCAAGCAGCTGCTCCGCATCACCGCGGGCCGGGAGGAGTCGTGGGACGAGGCACGCTCCGACATCTTCAGCGAGGAGTTCCTCCTCGCGCGGCCGCTGCTCAAGGCCATCCGCAACGACGGTCCCACCGTGCTGCTGATCGACGAGACCGACAAGGCCGACGTCGAGATCGAGGGTCTGCTCCTCGAGGTTCTTGGCGACTTCCAGATCACGGTCCCGGAGCTCGGCACCATCACCGCGACCAACCGACCGTTCGTCGTCCTGACCTCGAACGCCACGCGTGAGCTGTCCGAGGCCCTGCGGCGCCGATGCCTGTTCCTGCACGTCGACTTCCCCGAGGCTGAGCTCGAGCGGAAGATCGTCCGCCTCAAGGTCCCGGAGCTCGACGGCGCCCTGGCCGACTCGTTGATCCGGGTCGTCGCGGCCCTGCGCAACCTCGGACTTCGCAAGGCGCCCTCGGTCGCCGAGACGATCGACTGGGCCCGCACCCTCGTGGCGCTGGGCGCGAAGACCCTCGACCCGCAGGTCGTGGGCGAGAGCCTCGGCGTGATCCTGAAGCACCAGGACGACATCGCGAAGGCGCGCGCCAAGCTCGATCTCCCGTCGATCCTGACCCCGTCCGCGAACTGA